GCGCCACAGTTCGGCAATGCGAGCCAAGGGAAGCTGGGGACACAGATCCCCCAATGCCCGATGCCCCTGGCTCAACAAATCAAAACCCTCTGCATACGCCTGCATAAGACCGTATTCAATGCCGTTATGGACCATCTTCACAAAGTGCCCGGTGCCGCTAGGGCCGCACCAAAGATAACCAAGTTCCTCCGAAGCAGGAGCTCCGGTCCGGCCGGGGGTCCGTGGAGCGGCTGGCAGCCCGGGGGCAAGGGTCTGAAGCAAGGGCTCCACATAGTCAAAGGCTTCCTTGGGTCCCCCGGCCATAAGACAATATCCTGCTTCTCGTCCCCAGATTCCCCCACTGGTCCCGACGTCCAGAAGGACAATGCCTCGGGCGGCCAGCTCCTGGGCTCGTCGCTGGGTGTCTTCAAAGTAGCTGTTGCCTCCGTCAATCACAATGTCACGCTCCTCCAGGTACTGGGACAACTCTCGCAGCGCCGATTCGGTAGGGTCGCCGGCCGGAACCATGACCCATACGACGCGGCGAGGGCAAAGTTTTTGAGTGACATCTTCCCATCCCTGGCTTGGAATGGCCCCTTCCCGAGCCACTTCCTCCATGGCTTCCTTTCGAACGTCGTACACGACCACCCGGTGACCTCCGGCCAGAAGTCGTCGCACCATGTTGGAACCCATCCGCCCTAGACCAACAAAACCCACTTCCATGACACGCCCCATCCTTCTTACGCTAAAGAGAAGCTCTCATCCACCGTACGCCACAATTGGTCCCACCGTTCTGGCCGGGAGTCGACCAAATGGAGCCGCACGACTCTCCGAGCTCGCTCGGCGAGGACCTCAAAGTCCCCCAGCGCCTGTGCCCGATGGATGGTACCAAACCCAAATGGCTGGCCTGGAATCGCAAGCTCGCTTCCCTCGTTCCCTGTCGTAACCAAAAGGAAAACACCGGTGTTGGGACCTCCTTTAAAGGCCTGCCCGGTGGAATGCAGGTAACGGGGCCCAATTCCAAGGCAGGTGGCCACCCTTTTCGTCCGTCGAATCTTCTCCCGGATCTTTCCTAGGCATTCCATCACCCGATCTCGCGGGTCTACAAAGGCAAGAAGACCGACATAGTCGCCCGGGCGGATCCGCTCCCAATAGGTTTGCAGCGTCCTGGAGACTGGCTTAGGGTGGGAAAGGAGTCCTGTATCCACCGGTTGATCTCGCTGCGGTAGGAAAAGCTCAATCCCGTCTTGCCTACACAAAGGGGAAGATTCTGGAAGACGACCCGTTTGAGCATAGGCTTCGGCAAAACGGCGCGTTGCCGCTTTGGAAGCTTCCACATCAGGCTGGTCGAAGGGATGAATCTTCAAAAAAGAAGCAGCGACCGCCGTGGCAACTTCCCACCGGAAAAATTCCCCCCCAAGATCCTTCTTTTCCTTGCACCGGAAACGGATCGTTGGGTGCCCCGCTTGAGCAAGCGCTTGGAGTCTTGCCTCTAGCTCCGTGCTCGTTTCAAACGGGAGGGTGATGGAGACAAAAACCCGGTCCTTTCCGTAGGAGTCTGGCTCTCCCAGTTCCTCACCCGTGAGAGGCAGAATAACCTTTCCGTCCTTCCCGGTGGATTCTGCTAAAAGCTGTTCCAGCCATCCTCCGAAGCTTGCTAAGGAGGGACTGGTAAGAATGGTTACCTTATCTTTCCCCTGGGTAGCCAAAAAACCGAGAACAATCCCAAGGTAGATCCCGGGATTGTTCTCGACGCTTTGCGTGTTGCGACAAAGATCCCTCATCTGGCGAGCCTTTTCAAGGACCGGCTCAGGCTCGATCCCGGCCAGAGCTGTGGCTCCCAGGCCATAGGCTGAAAGCACGGAGTATCTCCCCCCCACGGAGGGAACCCCATAAAAAACAGCCCGGAAACCTTTTTGAGCTGCTAGGACTTCCAACGGGGAGCCGGGATCGGTAATCGCCACAAAGGAGCGGCCCGGAGGTTCGCTTTCTTCCTGGGAAACTTTTTCAAAGAAATAGGAAAAAAGCAGATTCGGTTCGAGCGTTG
The genomic region above belongs to Candidatus Methylacidithermus pantelleriae and contains:
- the gnd gene encoding phosphogluconate dehydrogenase (NAD(+)-dependent, decarboxylating), coding for MEVGFVGLGRMGSNMVRRLLAGGHRVVVYDVRKEAMEEVAREGAIPSQGWEDVTQKLCPRRVVWVMVPAGDPTESALRELSQYLEERDIVIDGGNSYFEDTQRRAQELAARGIVLLDVGTSGGIWGREAGYCLMAGGPKEAFDYVEPLLQTLAPGLPAAPRTPGRTGAPASEELGYLWCGPSGTGHFVKMVHNGIEYGLMQAYAEGFDLLSQGHRALGDLCPQLPLARIAELWRRGSVIRSWLLDLVAMALHEDALLSRYTGIVEDSGEGRWTLSVALRLAVPMEAISSSLFRRFRSRQDHPFSEKMLSAMRQKFGGHIERPTGG
- a CDS encoding transaldolase translates to MSETLAEASFSLPEWTQRPLERLIDQWQQSDGTARFWACDSTLWTGRDEGAWMGWLDLPDTEWANLPRYRALSRELREERVKRIVLLGMGGSSLGAEVLAKVLGQEAQFARFEVLDSTHPEVIRRVADSRGLKTLYIVSSKSGTTLEPNLLFSYFFEKVSQEESEPPGRSFVAITDPGSPLEVLAAQKGFRAVFYGVPSVGGRYSVLSAYGLGATALAGIEPEPVLEKARQMRDLCRNTQSVENNPGIYLGIVLGFLATQGKDKVTILTSPSLASFGGWLEQLLAESTGKDGKVILPLTGEELGEPDSYGKDRVFVSITLPFETSTELEARLQALAQAGHPTIRFRCKEKKDLGGEFFRWEVATAVAASFLKIHPFDQPDVEASKAATRRFAEAYAQTGRLPESSPLCRQDGIELFLPQRDQPVDTGLLSHPKPVSRTLQTYWERIRPGDYVGLLAFVDPRDRVMECLGKIREKIRRTKRVATCLGIGPRYLHSTGQAFKGGPNTGVFLLVTTGNEGSELAIPGQPFGFGTIHRAQALGDFEVLAERARRVVRLHLVDSRPERWDQLWRTVDESFSLA